One Methylomonas sp. LL1 DNA window includes the following coding sequences:
- the flgE gene encoding flagellar hook protein FlgE, whose translation MAFTTALSGLNAASNNLAVTGNNIANANTVGFKKSRSEFADVYATSLGGVSNTTPGAGVRVANVAQQFNQGNLSFTDNNLDLAISGEGFFTLAKSPTEVNDLSYTRAGEFKLDKDGYMVNNQGNALLVYKPNGTAVSDGFSVGVTQPVQINTLTGLPAATDTVELVVNVNANDTIPTAAFDPTDNNSYNSQTSVTIYDSLGSPHTLTTYFVKGASTAATTDWTVNHYIDGTDAANAVGSGTMVFDSGGKLITPANGTFTLNNYTITPATGAADIAIGDMNYFGSTQVQQKFSVNSMRQNGLPAGRLTGIDIDDEGVIFARFSNGGSQTVGKVALTRFPNVNGLAKLGDTSWGQSANSGEPIRGEAGSNNFGGIQSGALESSNVDLAAQLVNLIVAQQHYQANAQTITTENTIMQAILNI comes from the coding sequence ATGGCCTTTACCACAGCACTCAGCGGCTTGAATGCCGCATCCAACAATCTGGCGGTTACCGGCAATAACATTGCCAACGCCAACACCGTCGGATTTAAAAAATCGCGTTCGGAGTTTGCCGATGTTTATGCTACCAGCTTGGGAGGTGTTAGTAATACCACTCCCGGAGCTGGGGTAAGGGTGGCCAACGTTGCTCAGCAGTTTAATCAGGGTAATTTGTCGTTTACCGACAATAATCTGGATTTAGCCATTAGCGGCGAAGGTTTTTTTACCTTGGCAAAAAGCCCAACTGAAGTCAATGATTTGTCGTATACCCGCGCGGGCGAATTCAAGCTGGATAAAGACGGTTATATGGTGAATAACCAAGGCAATGCATTACTGGTCTATAAACCCAATGGTACGGCCGTTTCCGATGGATTTAGCGTGGGCGTGACTCAGCCGGTACAAATCAACACCTTGACCGGCTTGCCAGCGGCAACCGATACCGTCGAGCTTGTCGTTAACGTAAATGCCAACGACACCATACCTACGGCAGCCTTCGATCCCACGGATAATAATTCATACAACAGTCAAACATCGGTCACTATTTACGACTCGTTGGGATCGCCACATACTTTGACGACTTATTTCGTGAAAGGCGCATCCACCGCGGCTACTACCGATTGGACCGTGAATCATTACATAGATGGCACTGACGCCGCCAATGCGGTCGGATCGGGCACGATGGTATTCGATTCCGGCGGTAAATTGATCACGCCCGCCAACGGTACTTTTACCCTAAACAATTACACTATTACTCCGGCAACCGGCGCGGCGGATATTGCGATTGGCGACATGAATTACTTCGGTTCTACCCAAGTACAACAAAAATTCAGCGTTAACTCGATGAGACAGAACGGTTTGCCGGCGGGACGCTTGACGGGTATCGATATCGACGATGAAGGGGTTATTTTCGCTCGTTTCAGCAACGGCGGTTCGCAAACCGTGGGTAAGGTGGCTTTGACTCGGTTCCCGAATGTCAATGGCTTGGCGAAGCTAGGGGATACTTCCTGGGGGCAGAGCGCCAACTCGGGCGAGCCTATTCGCGGCGAAGCGGGCTCCAACAACTTTGGCGGGATTCAATCCGGAGCGTTGGAAAGTTCCAACGTAGACTTGGCCGCGCAATTGGTTAATCTGATCGTTGCTCAACAGCACTATCAGGCCAACGCACAGACCATTACCACCGAAAATACCATCATGCAAGCCATACTCAATATCTAG
- a CDS encoding flagellar hook assembly protein FlgD, whose translation MTSSITDTFNSLGLATTSSGSSTKAEKQSLGQEEFLKLLTTQLTHQDPMKPMENGDFLGQMAQFSTVSGIQELQASFKDFATSMNSDQALQAAGLVGRYVSAPSQEALLGAGGNVSGDFELPSSSTNVSLKIINSKTGETVRELDLGTQAAGTTAFEWDGKDKDGNFADPGVYKVEASAWLDGKNTVLATNIKSKVGSVTMGSGSTGLQVNLTGLGSVKFNQIKQIL comes from the coding sequence ATGACTAGCAGCATAACGGATACTTTTAATAGCTTGGGATTGGCCACGACCAGTTCCGGCAGTTCGACAAAAGCCGAGAAGCAATCTCTGGGGCAAGAGGAGTTTTTGAAGTTGCTGACCACGCAGTTGACACACCAGGATCCGATGAAGCCGATGGAAAACGGTGATTTTCTGGGGCAGATGGCTCAATTCAGCACTGTGTCCGGTATTCAGGAATTACAAGCCTCATTCAAGGACTTTGCAACCTCCATGAATTCCGATCAAGCCCTGCAAGCGGCGGGATTGGTCGGACGTTATGTGTCGGCCCCCAGCCAGGAAGCCTTGTTGGGGGCCGGCGGCAACGTGTCCGGCGATTTTGAGTTGCCTAGCAGTTCGACCAATGTCAGCCTGAAAATCATAAATTCGAAAACCGGTGAAACCGTGAGAGAGCTCGATCTGGGCACGCAAGCAGCGGGCACGACTGCCTTCGAATGGGACGGTAAGGATAAAGACGGTAATTTTGCGGATCCGGGTGTTTACAAAGTGGAGGCGAGCGCCTGGCTCGATGGCAAAAATACGGTATTGGCAACCAATATTAAGTCGAAGGTTGGCAGCGTAACCATGGGTAGCGGTAGTACCGGGTTGCAAGTCAATCTAACCGGCTTGGGTTCAGTGAAATTTAATCAAATCAAACAAATTCTTTAG
- the flgC gene encoding flagellar basal body rod protein FlgC → MSSMNIFNIAGSGMNAQNLRLNLVASNISNANSISSSIDEVYKSRHPVFAAELKNIMEKNNAAAGVNVLGVVESQAPPVMEYAPNHPMADELGYIYKPNVNTVEEMANMMSASRSYENNVEVLNTAKNLMLQTLRMGQ, encoded by the coding sequence ATGTCTTCCATGAACATTTTTAATATCGCCGGTAGCGGCATGAATGCGCAAAACCTCCGCTTGAATCTAGTGGCCAGCAATATCTCCAACGCCAACAGTATCAGCAGCAGCATCGATGAAGTCTACAAGTCAAGGCATCCGGTGTTCGCGGCCGAGTTGAAAAACATCATGGAGAAGAATAATGCGGCGGCTGGTGTCAATGTTTTGGGTGTGGTCGAGAGTCAGGCGCCACCGGTGATGGAATATGCACCGAATCATCCGATGGCGGATGAGTTGGGCTACATCTATAAGCCCAATGTGAATACGGTTGAAGAAATGGCCAATATGATGTCCGCCTCGCGTTCTTACGAAAACAATGTCGAGGTGTTGAATACCGCCAAGAATTTGATGTTACAAACATTAAGAATGGGACAGTGA
- the flgB gene encoding flagellar basal body rod protein FlgB: MAINFNNALGIHPQALALREKRGEILAANLANADTPDYKARDLDFKAVLSQTMGPENGLQRTREGHITSPQTLLGADLLYRNPQQASLDGNTVEAHIEQAKYAENAVQYQASLNFINNKFSGLMSAIRGE; the protein is encoded by the coding sequence ATGGCTATCAATTTTAATAATGCCTTAGGCATTCATCCACAAGCATTGGCATTGCGTGAAAAGCGTGGCGAAATTCTCGCCGCTAACTTGGCTAATGCCGACACTCCGGATTACAAGGCGCGCGATTTAGACTTTAAAGCGGTGCTGTCGCAAACCATGGGACCGGAGAACGGGTTGCAGCGAACTCGCGAAGGCCATATCACAAGTCCGCAAACCTTGCTTGGCGCGGATTTGTTATATCGAAATCCCCAGCAGGCCTCTTTGGACGGCAACACGGTCGAAGCGCATATAGAACAAGCCAAATATGCGGAAAACGCGGTGCAGTATCAGGCCAGTTTGAATTTCATCAATAACAAATTTTCTGGGCTGATGTCAGCCATACGCGGAGAATAA
- a CDS encoding chemotaxis protein CheV — protein sequence MLLFKLASRQRFGINVFKVQEVIQCPPLTQIPNSHSVICGVAHLRGKTIPVLDLSMAIGMRPLSREEGCYVIVTEYNRSIQGFLVGSVDRIINIGWEQVKAPPTGAGRESYLTAVTEVEGELIEVIDVEKVMKEVIGGREEAAAETIDQEVSGKNDHVLVVDDSSVARNQVKRVCEQIGIECTVLKDGLEAWEHLSQLVADGIKIQERYAMIISDVEMPRMDGYTLATKIKADPAMRDIYLILHTSLSGVFNTAMVQKVGANEFLAKFDPDSLLAAIQKQLRSHHAL from the coding sequence TTGCTGTTGTTTAAACTAGCGAGCCGTCAACGATTTGGTATAAATGTTTTTAAGGTGCAAGAAGTGATTCAATGTCCGCCGTTGACTCAAATCCCTAATTCCCATTCAGTTATTTGTGGGGTGGCGCACCTGCGGGGTAAGACCATACCCGTGCTTGATCTTTCGATGGCAATTGGCATGAGGCCGTTGTCGCGGGAAGAGGGGTGTTACGTCATCGTCACCGAATATAACCGTTCCATTCAGGGTTTTTTAGTGGGGTCGGTGGATCGCATCATTAATATTGGTTGGGAACAAGTCAAAGCGCCCCCTACCGGCGCCGGCAGGGAAAGTTATCTTACAGCGGTTACCGAGGTGGAAGGCGAGTTGATCGAGGTGATCGACGTAGAAAAGGTCATGAAAGAAGTTATTGGTGGTCGGGAAGAAGCGGCGGCTGAAACGATTGATCAAGAAGTATCCGGTAAAAATGATCATGTTTTAGTGGTGGATGATTCCTCGGTGGCGCGTAATCAGGTCAAACGGGTTTGCGAACAGATCGGTATCGAATGCACGGTATTAAAAGACGGGCTGGAGGCCTGGGAGCATTTGTCTCAGTTGGTTGCGGATGGCATTAAAATTCAGGAACGCTATGCCATGATCATTTCGGATGTGGAAATGCCGCGTATGGATGGCTATACCTTGGCCACCAAAATTAAGGCTGATCCGGCCATGCGTGATATTTACCTGATTTTGCATACCTCGTTAAGCGGTGTTTTTAATACGGCGATGGTGCAAAAAGTCGGGGCCAATGAGTTTTTGGCCAAGTTTGATCCCGACTCTCTCTTGGCCGCGATTCAAAAACAGCTCAGATCTCACCACGCACTCTAA
- the flgA gene encoding flagellar basal body P-ring formation chaperone FlgA, with product MKTINLYLCLLLLLDQACLASPVQSLQAIQDAVNNFAQTALEPGGNYQINTLQIDPRLQLPACEQNLDIFAQSGELKPGRNTIGIRCSGSSNWTIYSTVLIKSFKEVLVLTKPLNKNETINPEQLKIETRDTATLQQGYISNLEEVINKQTTRFIPAGSVLTRMHYAEPTLIRRGERVNIQSGKAGLMITTAGIAMADGIKGQQISIKNASSKRIIQATVINPGLVSVSF from the coding sequence ATGAAAACGATCAACTTATATTTATGCTTGCTGCTATTACTAGATCAGGCCTGCCTTGCAAGTCCCGTGCAATCCTTACAAGCCATTCAGGATGCGGTAAATAATTTCGCGCAAACGGCGCTTGAACCGGGTGGGAATTATCAAATCAATACATTACAAATCGATCCCCGTTTACAACTCCCGGCTTGCGAACAAAATCTGGACATTTTTGCTCAGTCTGGGGAACTAAAACCTGGCCGCAACACGATCGGGATTCGCTGCTCCGGCAGCAGTAACTGGACTATTTACAGCACGGTGTTAATCAAGTCGTTTAAAGAAGTTTTAGTGCTGACAAAACCACTGAATAAAAATGAAACGATCAACCCTGAACAGTTAAAAATCGAAACTCGAGACACCGCCACGTTACAACAAGGCTACATCAGCAACCTTGAAGAAGTCATTAACAAACAAACTACCCGATTCATCCCGGCCGGTAGCGTGCTGACCAGAATGCATTATGCCGAACCCACCCTGATTAGACGTGGCGAGCGAGTCAATATCCAGTCGGGAAAAGCAGGATTAATGATCACAACAGCGGGCATAGCCATGGCGGATGGCATTAAAGGTCAGCAAATCAGTATCAAAAACGCCTCGTCGAAACGCATCATACAAGCCACGGTTATTAACCCTGGCTTAGTTTCGGTCTCTTTTTAA
- the flgM gene encoding flagellar biosynthesis anti-sigma factor FlgM, producing MAIQSINPSNVTNTTLQIKSANKGAVDSKNQPINTVASDDTVNITSTAQDIKNASDASSSATVNETRVAEIKAALQAGDYQIDPDRVADKMMQLDKILPNTT from the coding sequence ATGGCTATTCAATCCATTAATCCAAGCAATGTCACTAATACGACACTGCAAATCAAGTCGGCGAACAAGGGCGCGGTTGATTCTAAAAATCAGCCCATTAATACCGTTGCTAGTGACGACACCGTCAACATCACAAGCACTGCGCAAGACATCAAAAACGCCTCTGACGCAAGTTCTTCCGCCACCGTGAATGAAACACGCGTTGCCGAAATAAAGGCTGCATTACAAGCTGGCGACTATCAGATTGACCCGGACCGAGTTGCGGACAAAATGATGCAACTTGATAAAATACTACCGAACACCACTTAA
- a CDS encoding flagella synthesis protein FlgN has protein sequence MIEKTFPITEKLLANGLKSTQKLFELLSAEYEHLKQKIDPVVLTSLATNKKDTVFQLEQFSKQLGQVLATEKLLINHDGVISYFSKATTVGINVSKSSQCWQEITTLLKKCQLLNEQNGASIDLLSRHTQRSLQILRGRSQLTTTYGPDGTTRSELFSHTLISV, from the coding sequence ATGATAGAAAAAACCTTTCCAATCACAGAAAAATTGTTGGCAAATGGCCTTAAATCGACCCAAAAGTTGTTTGAGCTGCTGAGTGCGGAATACGAGCATCTGAAACAAAAAATCGATCCTGTTGTGTTGACCTCTCTTGCCACCAATAAAAAAGACACAGTTTTTCAGCTGGAGCAGTTTTCCAAACAACTGGGTCAAGTTCTTGCCACCGAAAAATTACTCATCAACCATGACGGGGTAATCAGTTATTTTTCAAAAGCAACGACTGTAGGTATCAATGTATCGAAATCATCTCAGTGCTGGCAGGAAATCACCACGCTATTAAAAAAGTGTCAATTATTAAACGAACAAAACGGCGCCAGCATTGATTTACTCAGCCGCCACACCCAACGCTCATTGCAAATCCTAAGAGGCAGATCACAACTGACCACCACTTATGGACCCGACGGAACCACTAGAAGCGAGCTGTTTTCACATACGCTTATTTCAGTGTAG
- a CDS encoding flagellar brake protein: protein MFNKLKRLFAKEETVQTTEDQVDLSPFENPNFITDPEKIVNLLTEIEAVSPLCTIQINDVADYNSSILGIKADKNLIILDELIPKEGNAELQKTKSLKLSTFHKGIHLSFNLSEIEMGYSRGITYYKAALPDRIFYPQRRRSPRIEISSIDIAFSGVSERTGISVTGYLFDLSRGGAGIDLPVNRARIQRGDKIKNCKISFDDYQMDFDLSVRFVKPASINSSKVQMGGFFENLSSKSQSKLSYFITSLERVEIRKQKT from the coding sequence ATGTTTAATAAGCTTAAGAGATTGTTTGCCAAAGAGGAAACAGTTCAGACTACGGAAGATCAGGTTGATCTATCCCCTTTCGAAAATCCCAATTTCATTACCGATCCAGAGAAAATCGTAAATTTACTAACGGAAATTGAGGCCGTCTCGCCTCTCTGTACGATACAGATCAATGATGTAGCTGATTACAACTCGTCTATTCTCGGCATCAAGGCCGACAAAAACCTAATCATTCTTGACGAACTAATACCCAAGGAAGGTAATGCCGAGTTACAAAAAACCAAATCGCTAAAATTATCCACGTTTCACAAAGGCATCCATTTGTCATTCAATCTGTCTGAAATTGAAATGGGTTATTCACGTGGCATCACTTATTACAAAGCGGCTCTACCCGATCGAATCTTTTATCCACAACGCAGACGTTCTCCCCGCATAGAAATCAGTTCCATCGACATCGCCTTCAGCGGTGTTTCCGAGCGTACAGGTATATCCGTTACTGGGTATTTATTCGACTTATCCCGTGGTGGAGCCGGTATCGATCTACCAGTGAATCGCGCCAGAATTCAACGCGGTGACAAAATCAAAAACTGCAAAATTAGCTTTGATGATTACCAAATGGATTTTGATTTATCGGTACGTTTCGTCAAGCCTGCTTCGATCAATTCTTCGAAAGTACAGATGGGGGGGTTTTTTGAAAATCTCTCTAGTAAGAGCCAGTCCAAACTTTCTTATTTCATAACGTCCTTAGAACGGGTGGAAATCAGAAAACAAAAAACCTAG
- a CDS encoding PEP-CTERM/exosortase system-associated acyltransferase — MIPEKFFFDGNFEVVLADSPESRRIHYNLRYQVYCDEMGFEDKDKFPDRMEIDEWDHDAVHFLVRHKASGHWLGGLRLVLSNNPTFPFEELSSLDQKIVRTERQFSVEISRLCITREARRFVAKRSTLFDLQDQELSDESGNVKSIFNYNNHSRSIMWGLFRAAVVYSAQQNIKHWYFIVAPALASYIRKQGVDMYQIGAPCHHRGLRIPCRMGVDNILANPLWLNDYKKDFRRYSELMGESTRKRRVFC; from the coding sequence TTGATTCCAGAAAAGTTTTTTTTTGATGGCAACTTCGAAGTTGTTTTAGCTGATAGTCCTGAAAGTAGACGAATACATTATAATCTTAGATACCAAGTCTATTGCGACGAGATGGGGTTTGAAGATAAAGATAAATTTCCAGACCGAATGGAAATTGATGAATGGGATCATGATGCAGTTCACTTTTTGGTCAGGCATAAAGCGTCAGGGCATTGGTTGGGCGGCTTGCGGCTTGTTCTGTCCAATAATCCTACGTTTCCGTTTGAAGAGTTGAGCAGTTTGGATCAAAAAATAGTTAGGACGGAACGTCAATTTTCGGTTGAAATATCCAGGTTGTGCATTACTAGAGAAGCAAGGCGATTTGTCGCAAAACGATCTACTTTGTTTGATTTGCAGGACCAAGAGCTCTCAGATGAAAGTGGTAATGTTAAGTCTATTTTCAATTACAACAACCACAGTCGAAGTATCATGTGGGGGCTTTTTCGGGCGGCTGTTGTGTATTCTGCACAGCAGAACATTAAGCACTGGTATTTCATTGTTGCCCCCGCATTAGCCAGTTATATCCGTAAGCAAGGGGTTGATATGTATCAGATAGGCGCTCCTTGTCACCACAGAGGGCTTCGAATTCCCTGTCGCATGGGCGTCGATAATATTTTGGCCAATCCTTTATGGCTTAATGATTATAAAAAGGATTTTCGTCGATATTCAGAGTTAATGGGTGAATCGACTAGGAAACGAAGAGTTTTTTGTTGA